CGCGGATTTTCGCGTTGGTGACCAGAACGCATGGATCGGAAGTGGTTCCAGGAACTCGCTCGGGACGATTGGTGCCGTGGATGCCGACGGTTTTGCGGCCCGGCCAATCGGTCTTGGCGTCAGAGATCGCGGAGAGACCGATCGCGAACGGACCAAAGCGCCCCTTCGCGTCGGTGCTGACCAGACGGTTGCGCACGTAGAAGCTGCCGGCCGGAGTTTCATGCTCTATCCGGCCGACGGCAACGGGAGCCGTCCAGACTTGCTGTTCGCGCTTGAAGAGCTTGACGGTGCGCTGAGCACGATCGATCTCAATGCGCGAATGGACGACGCGGTACTTGTCAAGCGACGCGCGTCTGACCCAGCCCGTTCGCTGGAGGCGCATCGGCAGACGCACCTCCGTCCAGACGGTGCCATCGCTGTAGACGCGCTCGCGCAGGGTGAGCACCAGTTCACTCGTCTTGTCGGGCGTGAAACGAGTCAGCGTGCGCAGCTTCGCGCCGCGCTCACCGGGCCGTGAGAACGCGCTGACCTTCTTGCTCACGAAGGCCCAGCGAGTGGTGTCGAGCTCGTTCGAGAGCAAAGTTTCGGTGTAGTTTCCGTTCGCGCCCGCTGCCATGGCTGAGCCTGCCAGCGCGAGAACGATGGCGGTGGTTGTGATCGACAGGGCAATGAGCCGTGTCAGCGATGCGGAGGCACGCGAAGTCATACAACTGAGTTATCGGGCGATCCGCGCCCAGGCTGCAACTTATGGCTGGACAGCTACCCTTCAGGCTTCTTCCGGGCGCGTAACTCAGCTGGTTAGAGTGCCTCCCTTACAAGGAGGAAGTCGCAAGTTCGAATCTTGCCGTGCCCACTTCTTCCCGGTTGAACGAGTCTGCCACAATTAGCGCGCATCCTGGGGATGTAGCTCAGTTGGTTAGAGCGCCGCCCTGTCAAGGCGGAGGTCGCGAGTTCGAGTCTCGTCATTCCCGTTTCGGTATTGGATTTGCCTGCCGAGCAAACCTCGACAGACGTCTCACCTTTCGGAAGGGGTCTGCGCGGGAAAGAGGCTTACGAGCCGAAGGCCGCATCGGCCGCGCGGTAGATCTCCATCAACTCTTCTTGCACGTTGCGACGCTCCTCGGGGCTCGGCGGTGAGAGGCGCTTCCAATCACCGCTGGTCTCAAGCTCCCAGGCATTCGAGTTGTCCGCGAAGCATCGGTCCAACGTGTCAAAGAGCGCATCTTTAAGGACCTCGTCCTCGACGGGTGTGACAAGCTCGACGCGGTTGTCGAGGTTGCGGCGCATCAGGTCGGCGGATCCGATCAGCGCGGTGCGTTCATCGCCGCGGACGAATCCGTAGATCCGCGAATGCTCCAAGAATCGACCAACAACTGAGTTGACGCGGATGTTCTCCGAGACTCCCGGAACGCCGGGGCGCAGGCAGCAGATCCCGCGCACGTTCAGCTCGATCGGTACACCCGCGCGCGACGCTTGGTAGAGCGCTTCGATGCAGGCGACGTCGACCAGCGAGTTCATCTTCATGCGGATCTGCGACGGCACGCCTGCCTTGTGCGCCGCGATCGTCTTGTCGATCTGATCGAGGATCCCTGAGCGCATCTGGCTCGGGGCGATCAGCACCTTGCGCATTTCGTTGGGGCGCGCGAATCCGGTCAGGTAATTGAACATGTCGGTCACGTCAGCGCCGATCTCAGGATCCGTGGTGAAGAGACCGAAGTCGGTGTAGAGGCGCGCCGTGGTCGAGTGGTAGTTGCCGGTCCCGATGTGAACGTAGTTGCGCACGCCGTTGCCCTCGCGGCGCACGACCAGAAGGCATTTGGTGTGCGTCTTCAGAGACGGCGGTCCGTAGACGACGTGCACTCCCGACTGCTCGAGTTCGCGCGCCCATTGGATGTTCGCGCGCTCATCGAAGCGCGCCTTCAGCTCGACCAGCGCAACGGCCTGCTTGCCGCGCTCTGAAGCGCGGATCAGGGCGGGCACCAGCGGCGAGTCATCGCTTGTGCGGTACACGGTGAGCTTGATCGCCAGCACATCCGGGTCGTTGACGGCCTCCATCACAAAGCGCTCAACGGTCGCGCTGAAGGACTCGTAAGGGTGGTGGACCATGAAGTCGCCCTCGCGCATGGCCGCGAGGATCGGGGTCTGTTCGCCGTCGGCGTCGCGCAGTCGTGCCGGCACGATCGGCGACCATTTCGGGTCGCGCAAATCGGCATGCCCTGGCAGCTTCACGATCCCCCAGAGGTCGACCAGGTCAAGTAGGCCGTCGATCTCGTAAAGGTCGCGTTCTTCTATCTCGAGCGACTCGACGAGCTCTTCGCGCAGCTCGCGGGAAACACCCTTCCCGACCTCAACGCGGACAACTTCGCCGAAGCGACGGCGGCGCAGTTCGTCCTCGACGGCGCGCAGCAGGTCGTCGGCCTCGTCGCTGACGGTGAAGTCGGCGTCGCGGGTCACGCGGAAGGCAGCGCATGCGATCACTTCAGTTCCAGGGAAGAGCGCGGAGAGGTTGTCTGCGATCACTTCTTCGAGCGGGATCAGGTAGTTGCCGATCTCGTCGAAGCGCGGCAGGATCTCCTTCGGGACCTTGACCCGCGCGAACGTGGTCTGGTCGAGCTGCGGATCGCGCAACAGGACGGCGAGGCTCAGCGAAAGATTCGAGATGTAGGGGAACGGTCGGCCGGGTCCGACCGCAAGCGGCGTCAGTACCGGATAGATCTGGGCGTGGAAGATTCGCCTGAGCTCTTCGCGTTGATCGCTGCTGAGATCTTCTACGTGGCAGATGTGGATGCCGTGCTCGGAGAGCTGCGGGATCAGTTCCTGGTTCAGCAATCGCGACTGGCGGGCGATCTGCGCGCGGGCGCGTTCGCCGACGCCGTCCACGGTCTCGTCGGGCGTGCGACCGTCGGGGCCGCGCTTTTCGATGCCTGCGTCGATCAGGTCGTGCAGACCAGCGAGACGAATCATGATGAATTCGTCGAGGTTTGATGAGAAGATCGCCGTGAACTTGACGCGCTCGAGCAGCGGAAGGTCCTTTTGCTCCGCCAGCTGCAGCACGCGATCGTTGAATTCCATCCACGAGAGTTCCCGGTTGAAGAAGTGATCACGATCGAGCAGATCGACTTCGTCAGCCTGCAGTTCACGCGCGGCGGTCTCTGCCGTAGTGCGCGTGGCCGGAACCGGGGTCGATTCATACGCATCGCGTGGAGTCACTGTCTGGCGCGACTGGATGGAGTTCGGTTCCGTCACGAAAGCAATTCCAGCAGCTTTCCCTCTCGAAGTCCACCCTTGCCAATCCGCAGCGGGATCTCCAAGCGATCGCCGATGTCCTCAAGGATCATCACGCCGGCCGGCAGCACCTGCACGCGCTCGGGGTCAAGCCCGAACTCTTCGGCGACCTCAGACGCGTCGTTGCGCGTGATCAGCCGGATTGCGCGCTCCATCGTTTCGTGCTCAAGCACGTTGCCGACCATGCGCCGCATCGAGGATGCACTGCCGCCAATCGCGATCGCGTGGTCCACCTTTGGGAAGGGAAATTCGTCGAACATCGCGGTGATCGCGCGGCGCGCGGCGTCGAGGTCGTCGACGCTCGGCGGGTCGTTGTGGATGTGGCGATCAGTGATCATTCCCGAGCCGATCCGGAAGGACGTGGACCACTTGACGCCTTCCTTCAAGGTGCCAACCGCGATCTCTGTCGATCCGCCGCCGACGTCGACCACAGCGATCGACCCCTCTTGTTCAGACATCGAATGCGTCGCACCGAGGAACGCAAGCCGCGCCTCGTCGTGTTCGTCGAGCACGTCGATCCGAACCCCGCTCTGTTCTTCGACGGTGTCCACGAGCTCGTCGCCGTTGGTCGCGTCGCGCGTAGCGGCAGTTGCCATCGCGTAGACGTCGTCGGCACCGAGCACCTTCGCGAGTTTCACCTGGGTGGAGATCGTGCGGGCGAGCTCGTCGATCTTCTTGTGCGTGATCGAGCCGTCCTCTTTGAGGCCGCGGCCCAGGCGCGTAAATGCGCGCTGACTGAGCAGCTGCCGGAATCCATCGCCGCTCTTCTCGGCCACCAGAAGCCTGGTGGTGTTCGAGCCGATGTCGATCACCGCTGCCGGGTGCTTTCCGTTGCCATTCTTCGTTTCGTCTGACATGCGCCTATCTCACCGATCAGAGCGGACTGATCTCGCGCAGGCGCTCGGAGAGCAGCCGACTGAAGATTTTCTGCGTCGGACCAGTCGGTTGCTCGATCGCAATCGAGAGGCTGGTCTCTTCGTCGATCCGAGCGCGCATCGCCACTCGTCGGCTGGCGGCAATCAGGATCGCTTCGATCTCGCGCACGAACGGTTCGGGCGCCTCACGGTCGCCGAGTTCGGTCTCGATCGAGGAGATCGCGGCGTCGGCCTGCATGCTCGCGAGCCCGCCCTGCTTGAAGCGGAAGTCCGTGACATCGCCGACGGCATAGACATTGGTCGTTCTCTCAACAAGCTGGTTGGCGTCCACGTGGATGAAGCCGTTCTCGTCGGTCGGGATTCCGTCTGGAGCGCGGCCCGTCAGGCGCGGCATCGCGAAGAGGTGATCGGCAGCCTGGCTCGTGCCGTCGCTGAAGTGCGCGGTCGTTCCGTCGAAGGCTTCGACGGTCGTGCCCGTGTGCACGACCACTCCAAGCTCTGCGCACAGCCGGCGCACTGCCGCGCTGTTCTCGGCGCCGAAGACTTCGAGCGGCTCGGCCTCTGGCGTTGCGATCGAAATCACTATCTGCTGGCCCCATTGGCGCTCGGCGCGCTCGGCGCACATCAGGGAGCATTCGTAGATCGGCAGCTGCCATGTCGGTCCCGACGGCGCCGTGAAGAGCACGCTTTGCACACTGCCGGCGTCGATCTCGGAGACGATTTTCTTGAGCTTGTCGAGCGACCCGGGCACGCCGAAAGTGACGGCGGGATCAGCGAGATCGGCGTGCGTATTCGTGCCTGTAGCGATCACCAGAGCGTCGAAGTTGAACTCGTCGCCCTCGGGCGTATAGGCCTTGGATGCGGCAGCGTCGACGCGCTCAAGCGTGCCCTGCCACTGCGTAACGTTGGGGTGACGGATCACTTCGGCAACCGCGTACCTGGCGGTCTTCGTGACGCCGAACGGCTCCATCACCATGTTCGGTCGGTACTGAAATTCCAGCTGCGGCGAGATCAGCGCGACGTTCGCGACAAGGTGCTTGCTGCCGGAAAGTCCGAGCGTCGCTTCGAGCGCGCCTGGTCCGCTGCCGGCAATCAGAATCTCAGGTCGCGACTCGCTCATGGACAGAATCTACAAGCGCGCTGCCGGCTCCTGTGAAGGGTTGGCCAAATCTGCGCAGATCCCGATTAAACGCCCTTCTCGTTCCCCTTGCGTTTGGCGCGATGCGCGCGTAAACTGAGCACTCCGGCCGGACGGCACTCGGTTACGTCCCTGGCAGACAACTCAAGAGAAAACATGACACTCGGTCGCGCTCCGCGGCGCATTATGCGCACGGCAATTCGCAAATCAAATTCACGCTGTTCGCTTCTGCCCGCGCTGACGCTTGCCGCGCTTGCGCTGATTGGCAGCGGCTCGGCGTCGGCCGCGCCAGGGGGGCTCGACTCTTCGGTATGGACGGGTGGCCTTTTGACGCAGCAGTTGAGCGCGACTGACGACGCTGCGCACGCTGTGCTCACGCAGCCCGACGGCAAGTTCATTGTCGTCGGGTCGGGTGACCCCGCGCCGGGCTACGGCGGGTACTCGGTGGCGCGCTACAACGCCAGCGGCACGCTGGACAGCAGCTTCGGCGGCGGCGACGGTCTGGTCCTGCAAGCGACGGGCCAGGATGGCGAAGCGACGGCCGCTGCGCTCCAACCGGACGGCAAGATCGTCGTTGGCGGAACCTTCTGGAACGGCCCGGCGGCGATGGAGCAGTTCTCGTTCATGCGCTTCAACTCCGACGGCACGCTCGACGCCTCGTTCGGTTCGGGCGGCGTGGTCCAGGTCGGGTTCGGGTCGTTCGGCGACTACCTGCAGGGAATAGCGATTGACTCGCTCGGGCGCATCGTCGGAACGGGCATCATGACCACGAACATTGACGCTGACCCAGACTACGACCGCGCCGTGATGGCGACCGCGCGCCTGACGAGCACCGGCGCCCTCGACACCACATTTGACGCCGACGGCAAGGTCACCACAGTCCTCGGCGGTACCTCGATCTTCGACAAGTCGCGAGCAATCGCGATCGACTCATCCGACCGCCCCGTGATCGCGGGAGACACCTATGCGGCCGATGACAACTTCGATGATTTCGTGGTCGTCCGCTACACCACGAGTGGCGCGTTGGACACCAGCTTCAATGGAACCGGCAAGCAGATCGTGAAAATCGGCTCCGGAACGCACGACGATGGCCGTTCGATCGCGATCCAGCCAGACGGCAAGATTCTCGCGGCTGGCCTCAGCAACAACGAAAACCGCTTTGCGGTCATCCGGCTGACGACCGGCGGGGCATTGGACACGTCGTTCGCCTCGAC
This genomic interval from Solirubrobacterales bacterium contains the following:
- the ppk1 gene encoding polyphosphate kinase 1; protein product: MTPRDAYESTPVPATRTTAETAARELQADEVDLLDRDHFFNRELSWMEFNDRVLQLAEQKDLPLLERVKFTAIFSSNLDEFIMIRLAGLHDLIDAGIEKRGPDGRTPDETVDGVGERARAQIARQSRLLNQELIPQLSEHGIHICHVEDLSSDQREELRRIFHAQIYPVLTPLAVGPGRPFPYISNLSLSLAVLLRDPQLDQTTFARVKVPKEILPRFDEIGNYLIPLEEVIADNLSALFPGTEVIACAAFRVTRDADFTVSDEADDLLRAVEDELRRRRFGEVVRVEVGKGVSRELREELVESLEIEERDLYEIDGLLDLVDLWGIVKLPGHADLRDPKWSPIVPARLRDADGEQTPILAAMREGDFMVHHPYESFSATVERFVMEAVNDPDVLAIKLTVYRTSDDSPLVPALIRASERGKQAVALVELKARFDERANIQWARELEQSGVHVVYGPPSLKTHTKCLLVVRREGNGVRNYVHIGTGNYHSTTARLYTDFGLFTTDPEIGADVTDMFNYLTGFARPNEMRKVLIAPSQMRSGILDQIDKTIAAHKAGVPSQIRMKMNSLVDVACIEALYQASRAGVPIELNVRGICCLRPGVPGVSENIRVNSVVGRFLEHSRIYGFVRGDERTALIGSADLMRRNLDNRVELVTPVEDEVLKDALFDTLDRCFADNSNAWELETSGDWKRLSPPSPEERRNVQEELMEIYRAADAAFGS
- a CDS encoding rod shape-determining protein, with product MSDETKNGNGKHPAAVIDIGSNTTRLLVAEKSGDGFRQLLSQRAFTRLGRGLKEDGSITHKKIDELARTISTQVKLAKVLGADDVYAMATAATRDATNGDELVDTVEEQSGVRIDVLDEHDEARLAFLGATHSMSEQEGSIAVVDVGGGSTEIAVGTLKEGVKWSTSFRIGSGMITDRHIHNDPPSVDDLDAARRAITAMFDEFPFPKVDHAIAIGGSASSMRRMVGNVLEHETMERAIRLITRNDASEVAEEFGLDPERVQVLPAGVMILEDIGDRLEIPLRIGKGGLREGKLLELLS
- a CDS encoding FAD-dependent oxidoreductase, with the protein product MSESRPEILIAGSGPGALEATLGLSGSKHLVANVALISPQLEFQYRPNMVMEPFGVTKTARYAVAEVIRHPNVTQWQGTLERVDAAASKAYTPEGDEFNFDALVIATGTNTHADLADPAVTFGVPGSLDKLKKIVSEIDAGSVQSVLFTAPSGPTWQLPIYECSLMCAERAERQWGQQIVISIATPEAEPLEVFGAENSAAVRRLCAELGVVVHTGTTVEAFDGTTAHFSDGTSQAADHLFAMPRLTGRAPDGIPTDENGFIHVDANQLVERTTNVYAVGDVTDFRFKQGGLASMQADAAISSIETELGDREAPEPFVREIEAILIAASRRVAMRARIDEETSLSIAIEQPTGPTQKIFSRLLSERLREISPL
- a CDS encoding L,D-transpeptidase, translating into MAAGANGNYTETLLSNELDTTRWAFVSKKVSAFSRPGERGAKLRTLTRFTPDKTSELVLTLRERVYSDGTVWTEVRLPMRLQRTGWVRRASLDKYRVVHSRIEIDRAQRTVKLFKREQQVWTAPVAVGRIEHETPAGSFYVRNRLVSTDAKGRFGPFAIGLSAISDAKTDWPGRKTVGIHGTNRPERVPGTTSDPCVLVTNAKIRELFKLAPPGTPVKIL